In the genome of Acidimicrobiia bacterium, one region contains:
- the raiA gene encoding ribosome-associated translation inhibitor RaiA, with the protein MEIRVHSSHMSLGDEVRDLAIEKIGRAARVFDGAESVDVEFSEEHNPRLSEERFRVELTALVAGQLVRVESAGGDERTALDVAVDKFERRLRRHKERIISRHRRGSEKRLNEATPGVEEEEDRGLAIERVKRFAVKPMTPQEAALQMELLGHSFYLFLNAENDRYGVLYRRRGGSLGLIEPQ; encoded by the coding sequence GTGGAGATTCGCGTCCACTCCAGCCACATGAGCCTCGGCGACGAGGTCCGGGATCTGGCCATCGAGAAGATCGGGCGCGCCGCCAGGGTCTTCGACGGGGCCGAGTCGGTGGACGTCGAGTTCTCGGAGGAGCACAACCCCCGGCTCTCCGAGGAGAGGTTTCGGGTCGAGCTCACCGCGCTCGTCGCCGGACAGCTGGTGAGGGTCGAGTCGGCGGGGGGTGACGAGCGAACGGCGTTGGATGTGGCCGTCGACAAGTTCGAGAGGCGGCTCAGGCGCCACAAGGAGAGGATCATCTCCCGGCATCGCCGCGGGTCGGAGAAACGGCTCAATGAGGCGACTCCGGGGGTCGAAGAAGAAGAGGACCGCGGTCTCGCCATCGAGCGGGTGAAGCGGTTCGCCGTGAAACCGATGACCCCACAGGAGGCAGCCCTTCAGATGGAACTGCTTGGACACAGCTTCTATCTGTTTCTCAACGCGGAGAACGATCGGTACGGGGTTCTGTACCGTCGTCGCGGCGGGAGCCTGGGGCTGATAGAGCCACAGTGA